GGAGGAAATATAAAAATCTCTGATAAATTTTAGAGCGTACAGAAAACTCGGTAAATCATGATGGGGACACGTGGGTTCCACGGAGCGACCTGGCCCCCCCTGGcaagctggaggcagggctgTTGTAGCTGGGTGGCCCCAGGGTATgagacagatggggggggggggagggcttagCTTGTATTGGACCCAGAGAgccctgcacagagctcttcctcgggtCTCAGGTGGAAGCGCCAAAGCGCGCATCCCTCACCCACTCGGCGGTGTGCTGGGCTCGTGTGAACAAAGCTGAATGCCAGGATGTACCCTCGGAACAGAGAATGTAGGTCCCGCAGGATGGGGCCTGGCTCAGGTCAGGGCTAATGTGAGCCGTGGGTGTGTCCGCTAGGAGTGGCAAAGgcatctcctgggaccctgctGGGGCCTTTGCTGGTGCGGGAGGTTTGTGCTGCCTGGGCTGGCACCGCAGGATGCTGGCCCCCCCTGCAGcgctctccctctgctcccaggccATCGAAGAGGGCACGCTCGATGCCCTGGACCACGTCGACTTCCAGAACACGGACATCCCCTTCGAGGTGCCGCTCCCAGCGCATCAGCACGTGGCTGTGAGtgtcatccccccacccctgcttccctCAGCCCCAGGCCAGCACAGGGCCCAGCTCTCAGCAGTAAGTGGGGGTGTGAGGGACCTGACTCAgcaacagggggtggggagcatgaGTAgcgttaccatatttaaaaaataaaaaaagaggacactccacgggccctggccccgcccctttcccacccctggccctgccccaactccgccccttccccgccccaactctgcccattccccgccccttccccaaagtccccgccctaactccccctcctccctcccacccacgcgaaaagggctgcctgagcgctaccggcttcacggtttgccgggcagcctccagaccctgcacccccggccggtgcttccccagcgcagctggagcccgggagaggaagcgcccagctgggggcgcagggtctggcggcctcctggcaaaccgtgaagccggtagcgctcgggcttcgggcagcccccatgcctccggaccctgcgccgccagagcagagcagctggagcccgggaggggaagtgcctggccggtatttttcccggacatgttcggctttttggcaatttccccggacgggggtttgattaccaaaaagccggacatgtccgggaaaaaccggacgtatggtaaccctaagcatgAGGGACCAGGCTCCGGGCTCTCAGGGCCAGGGGAAGTGAGGGAGCagggccccagctcccagcaatAGGGGATGGCACAAGGAACCAGGGCCCCAGGTCTCAGGGCCaggtgagtggggggagggagggatcagGCCCCCAGGTCTCAGGATCAGAGGGCTAGGGGGTCGAggggccaggctcccagctctcaGGACTGGGGGGTAAGGGAAGCGAGGGATGAGGCCCCAGCTCTCAGCACCAGGTGAGTGGGGGGTGAgtgaccagccccctccccctcaagcTCTCAGGACCGGGCAGGGGATGCAAGTGACCCGGGCCCCCTCTGTCAGTGGGGGTTCAGGGTCTGGGGGCCTGACCCCGCCCCggtctcggggccaggccggctCGCAGGGCGCTGCCCGGAGTcagcagtgctctgtgctgcgcggcaGGAGGCGACGCGGGAGGAGATCAGGGACTGGGTACTCACCATGTCCATGGACCAGCGGCTGGAGCAGGTCCTGCCCCGAGACGAGCGGGACACATACGAGGCTTCGCTGGTGGCCGCGAGCACGGGCGTGCGCTCCCTGCCTTGCCTGCTTACCGGTGAGTCCCTGGGCCCTCAGCCccgtggggatggggggcaggattGGGACCCAGGGGGCGGCAGATTGGCAGTAGGGGGGGAGGTTTGGCACAGAGGGGACAGGATCAGAACCTGGGGAGTCGGGGGGCAAGTTTCGGACCTGGGTGGGCAGGATTGGCTGTGGGGGGGAGATTTGCAacctggggggggaggcaggcttggcgggggggcaggatggggagagGTTTGGGACCCATGGGGGCAGGATTGGCAACTGGGGGGGAGGttttgggctgggggggcagggttggtgggtggggggcaggtttggggcctggggggagcaggcttgggggagggggaggtttgggCCTGGGGAGTGGAATTggcagcagggggctccagaCACTGGCGAGGGAACTGCAGGCGAAGGCCTCGGGTGTGGGGCGGGGTCCTGGCAGGGGCAGTGCTGTGTGTTTGggcccccagcacctctgggtccCCGCGCCGGCTCTGCCCAGTGTGGCACTGTTGGCTAAGCGCCTGGGCCAGCCCCTGGGGGGgtgccggcagggctgggggtcgggcGGAGCTGGGCTCGGCCCCGCTCACCGGCCTGTCTATGGCCAGGCTACCCTGTGCTGAGGAACAAGGTCGAGTTCAAGCGGCCTGGGAAAGAAGCCAACCAAGACACATGGAACAAGTTCCTGATGGCCGTCAaggtgagcgggggcagggcctgtcttcaTGGGAGGGGCAGGACAAGGCAGAGGCTCTGATcactcacaggcctgtgcccaccgggagggagaatggggggcagccacccacccacccctccccgcccagcacCTCTCAGCTGGAGAGGAActggctgggcccagccctcCCACGGGGTctgagcctggcccagccccatgcAGCCCCCATGTGTATTATCCCGCTGGGTCCCCCCTTTCCCCGGCCCATCCCCAGTAGCCCCAGGGACCAGGGCTGTGCCCCACCCCGCTCCAGTCCAGGGGACAGGCTCCGCGGCTGCCCTAGTGTAGCGgtgcccccccccgtgggggcAAGAggcaggtgaggtgggggggctgggcccagctgctgCCTGGTCATGCCCATGCTCGGGGGCTGGGCTCGCATTGCCCAGGCAGcccaggagggagcggggggatgcGCTGACTCCCAGGGAGCTGAGTTCAGCCTCACAACCCAGCTCTGCAAGCCCGTGCCCAGTGCCGCCTCTTCTCTCTTGCAGACGTCCCATAGTCCCGTGTGCCAAGACGTGCTCAAGTTCATCGGCCAGTGGTCCGGGGGGCTGCCGagcagcagcttctccttccAGTGAGCGTGGCAGTGCCCCGGGCTGGCCGCCAGGCCTgagccccgcctcccccattaAAGCAGGCTGTGGAGCCCCAGCCGTGGTCCTGATCCTGTGTCCGGCCCTGCCTGCGCATCCTGCACTTCCCCGGGGGTGGGCAGCATCCCACTGCCTCCAGCCCACGGCACGCACCTCCCCGGCTGCACGGGGCACCCAGTGCCCGGCCAGGCAGGGGGCAAGCGCAGGAGCCGACAGGCACCACCGGGAGGGCCCTGAAGTGACAGGGCCCAGGCCAGGCTCAGAGCTACCAAGAAGGAGCACAGGGGCCCTGCCCTCCAGACCACGCCctgtggggccagggtaggctgGGCCCTTCCGCTGCCTGGGGGATGCAAGTGCAGGGGGAGCGTTGGGTGCTGAGCAGCAGGCCCTGACTGTACAAGCAGTGTCCAGCACCCCACATCTTCCTCTAGGGCACTGGAGCAATGGCAGGACCGAGCGAGCTGCTGAGCAACGGGGCTGGCCCCAGAGACAGAGTCCTTCCCCCCACATGGCTGCAGTGCCAGGCTCCTCCCCTTTCTTCAATGTCCCTCCCACTGCCAGGCCTCTCCCCCCCTCTatgcacacccccaccccctgccaggcTCCTCCCcatagccccaccccctgccaggcTCCTCCCCACTATACTGACCCCAGTTACAACCTGCTTCCCACTGCTGCtcagcccacccccccccacacacataccccccCTCGGAGGACAGCCGGGTGTTGCTGAGTCTGGCTAGTTGCCAAGGGCTGTACCCAGCTGAGCTCTCGCTTGCAGCCGGTTTGGGGAGTCGCTTGGGGAACCAGGTCCCAAACCATTGAGGGTTTAACAGTGTTTATTCGGCTGGTGCCTGAGGGCCAGCCAAGCCCCGGCCCCTTGTGCTAGGCGCAGTACAGCCCCAGCGCCGCAGACGTGGCGGGGCCTAGCACACCCGCAGCGGGCTGGGGTGAGAGCCGGCTCATGCCACGGCTGGGTGTGTGAGTGGGAGGGGGGCGAGCTCAGGGgcaggtgtggagggaggggaggagctggagggaggggagctgagaaAGGCCAGTCCCACCTGCAGCGAGGTCACTGGCTGTCCAGATGTCCCTGATcaggctgcttctccccctccccactggcgTCTCTGGcgggatcccttcccccatggCCAGACGGGGGTGGGAACTCAGCAAAGCATGGTGGGCAGACCCCCGGGAGGGCTGGCACACTCCGGGCACGAGGGGGACAGCCGCAGGAGCCCAGATACCAGCAGGACCCTGCCACAGGAGAAGGGAGCCTGCTCCCCAAGGAAAAGTCTGCcaggtggggcagctgccccctccctcctggcccTGGGTCCTGCCTCTTCCATGGGTCAGCATCAGCATAATGGGCGCTTCACCCCCCACTCCCGGCTGATGTGGTCTGGGGGTTCCTGGAGCAGCACCTGCGAGAGAAAGAAACCGTCCGGCTATGGTGGCTACAGACTCCTGAGGCCCTGCCAGGCGGCGGCACCGAGGGACTCGGAGCCCCGGcgtgggcggggaatggggcctgCCAGGGGGCGGCACCGAGGGACTCGGAGCCCCGGcgtgggcggggaatggggcctgCCAGGGGGCGGCACCGAGGGACTCGGAGCCCCGGcgtgggcggggaatggggcccTGCCAGGGGGCGGCACCGAGGGACTCGGAGCCCCGGcgtgggcggggaatggggcctgCCAGGGGGCGGCACCGAGGGACTCGGAGCCCCGGcgtgggcggggaatggggcccTGCCCAGCAAGGAGGGGGAGTGACAGTGTCCCCATTGCCTGGCTGGAAGCTGCACTGGGTTAAGCAGCTCCCAGCTAGGCTGGGCTGGACAGTCAGAGACCCACCAACCCAGCAGATTCCCCCATGGGCCCTGTTCCCCTGGCTGGGTCAGGCGACGCTCACCTCTGCCACTAGGCCCGGGCCCCGTCCTCCACAGCCAGCAGCTGGCACAGCTCTTGCCTGTGCCGGTCCTCAGATGCCACCTTCTTTGTCGCCGTCTCTTCCTCCAGCTGGAAAGGACGCAGACACCTGAACGAGGTGCCCCGGGGCAGTGCGATGCCAGGGCTGGGGTGACTGAACCCCCAGGGCGGTGTGCAGGGGTTATAAGAACGGCCAAACTGGGACAAACCTAAGGTCCACCCAGCACAGTGTCCAGTTCCCACAGCAGccagtaccaggtgccccagagcagtggttctcaaccagggtctGGGGCCCACggtggggccatgagcaggtttcagggggtccgcccagcagggctggcattagacctgctggggcccagggcagaaagccgaagccccaccacccagggctccaAGGCTGGACaccaggggctgaagccaaagcctgagcaacttggCTTCACAgggcccctgtggtgtggggcactgggcagctgccctgcttgctcccccctaacgccggccctgtGGTGTAGGGCACCGGGCAGCTACCCCGCTTGCTcccccctaacgccagccctgtgGTGTGGGGCACCGGGCAGCTCCCTGCTTGCTCCCCCCCTAACGCCGGCCCCGGCTTTTATATACAGagaaacagttgttgtggcacaggggGGCCacagagtttttatagcatgttgggggggcttCAGAAAGCAAAAGCTTGAgaagccctgccccagaggggctgAACGGGGCAGTTAGCAAGTGctccatcccctgctgtccagGCCCAGCTGCGGGAAGGCAGAAGGTTAGGGACACCTAGCGCATGTGGCTGCATCccggcccatcctggctaatagccattgatggatctatcctccgcGAATTTATTTgtgtcttttttgaacccagttatagttttggccttcacaacctcccctggcAACACGTTCCACaggctgtgcattgtgtgaagaaatacttcctgttgtttgttttaaacctgctgcctcttaattccatttggtgacccctagttcttgtgttatgtcacgggtaaataacacttccttatctactttctccacaccagtcatgattttatagacctcaatcatatccccccttagtcgtctcttttccaagctgaaaagtcccagtctttttaatctctcctcatacggaagccgttccagacccctaatcattttgttgcctttttctgaaccttttccaattccaatagatcttttttgagatggggcaaccacatctgcacgcagtattcaaggtgtgggcgtaccatggatttatactgtggcattatgatattttctgtcttattatctatccctttcttaacagTTCCCACCATTCTGGTAGCTGGTTTGACAGCCGCTGCGCatcgagtggatgttttcagggtTGAAGCTGGATGAGCAATGTCACGTGCTGCTGTGTGGGCAGAGcatggggggcagatgggggacaGCCCTGGGGAGACATGCCTGGCCCTGCACTGCAGTctggcccctcccaccccaaagcccataTATATCTGGCCTTGGACCCCCGCAACCCCACGCTTGCTCTGGCCTCTCCATTCCCTTcacacctgggggggaggggggggcagcacCTCTCAGTGCGTGTTAGGGAAACAACCCCTGGGACCCTCGGGGTTAGAGCACAGGGTCCCAGGTGAATCTGTCTGGTGCACCAAATGGGGAGaggaccccccctccccgagagacagtccctgggaggggaaggggacaaGGGGGCGGTTCTGGCTGGAACCTCTGACCTGTTGGCGGATGTAGGTGTCTGCACAGGGACCGATGCCGCGGAGGATCAGGGACACCACACAGCACCTGCCGGAGAGCACAGCCTCCACCGCAGCCATCACCATGGAGGGGAACCAAAGCGCCAGGGCCGTGTCCTGCGGGGTGTGGCACAGGCAGGTGAGGGCGTGCAGGAGGGGGGCGAGCAGGGGGCAATGGATGGGCGGGGCCCGGCCccacagcagggagcagggggcgtgcaggaggggggtgcgcGATGGGCAGGGCCCGGCCCCGCAGCAGGGACTCACGTAGATGCGGGTGGTGTCGAAGGGGCAGTCGTTGGTGGCGATGGCAGCCCGGGCGTCGGCGGGAAGGGCGGAGCTGTTGCATCCCACCATCAggcggtgccccctgctggcgatGGTGAGGGAGATGGCCAGAGCCAAGCCCAGGCTGCAGGCGGCAGAGAGCAGGCAGTTCAGCAGCGAGACGCACAGCAAGGCCCAGTGCTGCAGGCGGAGACCAgagctggtgggcaggaggccgGGCAGCCACGTGGCGTAGCCCCACCCCCCGCAATGGGCCACTCACCAGCTCCAGCAGCCCAGGGGTGAAGTGGGCagcggccctgggccccacacgCCCAAGcagggacccctcccccacctccccctgcgCCGGGAGCTTCCTCCAGCAACTGGAGCAGCTGCTCCCAGATGAATGTTTCTCTGGGCCTCAAACGTCTCCCTGCACCCCaggtccttgcagccccacgGGGGCCCAGGGCACCTCCCTCCCCAGTGTCCACAtgaagctgcagggggcagggtcgCCCCTGCCTCGCCCGTTCCAGTGCTAACCGATCCCAGCACCAATGAGCAACTGCGCCTGGCAGCCGCTGCCCTGGCCTCAGCGCTTGGCAGCCCCCCCGCAGTGCCTGCACCTGGCCCTGTCCTGTGTGCTTACGTCTGGTGTCAGACGCTCCCTTTGCCAGCagagccatggggcgggggggggggggcttggcacAAACCTGGGTGCCCTCTGCATGTGGCCATCTCCCAGTGCCCCCAGGCCCCACTTCTGAGCCTGGCGTTCCCTTGGGGACGCGGATGGGCCGTCCTGCACCGAGCCAATGAGGACAGTGTCTGAGCCAAGACGCCTGCATTACAGCTGCGCTGCACGGCccagtcacccccacccccaccccccgtacAATGGCATGGATGGACCTGGCCCCCGCCCCGGCTTCTGTCAAGGGCTGTAGGGGGTTTGCCTATGAGCACTTGGTGGCAGGGAGCGGCTGTCAGGTATTTATGCAGCacaagcgggggggaggggggggtatgTAGCACCTGGCACAAGGTGAGGCCTTGCCCTTGGCTGGGGAGAGCAGGATGGTGCCTggcacggggtggggtggggtgggggccttACCCAGCCAAGGCAGGTCTGTGCAGAGCCCAGCACCCAGACCTCAGCCGGGCCCacgggggatggggggctgcGTGGCACCTGGCCTAGGAGGAGACAGGGACAGGGAACAGCGCTGATGGAAAGAGCTGGGGCCTTATCTGCAGCAGGTGCGGCCTGCTGAGGACGTAGCAGCAAAGCAGGCTGGGCCCACACGGCAGGAGCTGGGCACCTCAGGGAGCAAGGTCCAGGGAGTGGCTGCTGCAGGCGCTGGGCCACAGCCCTGAATGCTGCTTCCTGCCCgaactcagcccccctccccccccagttacCCAGCTGTGACCCCAGCATTGGCCTTCGCTCCCCGGCGCTCACTCACCAGGGCTGCCTTGAGGAGGTTCCGGGACACCAAGATGGCCACAATCCCAGCAGTGATGCTCTAGGGAAAGACACGGGGGGGGTCAGTCCCTCCCCCAGTGCAGCCCCccagcgcagccccccccccccccagtgcagctgcCCTAGACCCAGCAGCTGGGTCCCTGGGGCGTAGCAACCAAAGGCATTGTTAAATCAGGGGCCCTATGGCCCAGAAACTCAGCCACACCTGAGGTTCGGGCCAGGGGGGGACAGGCCTGGCCTCGCTCATGTCTCACTCCAGCGGTGGTTCTGCTGTCGGTTCCTTGCATCGGCCTCGTCCCCACACCCCCAACTCCAGCCTCGAGCGgcaggggaggtgctgggctgcCAAGGGTCAGCTGCCCAGCACGCGTCTCGCTCTGGGGTTGGCCAGCGCTGCAGTGGCCAAGTGCCGCCTTGTTCCTGCAGACTCAGGCCCAGCCGGGCACATGGCTGAGGGCCCAGCCGACCCCACGGTGCCACGCAGGGACTCATgccggcagctggagccccagaggataacggggggggggggcagggtgagcaatggggctgtgggggctggagcagggacggcCGGCGGGCCCCACtcaccagcagcccagagccgACGGAGATGACGTTGGTGGTCGTGTACTCGGAGGTGACCGTGCGCTCAGGGTTGGCCACGTGGCGCAGGACCGTGCCATGCACGATGGCGCCCAGGATGAAGTTCACGTGGCCCAGGACAATCAGGGTAATGCCAGAGCGCATGAGGCGCTGGGGTCCGCGCCCCAAGTCTGCAAGAGAGGCAGGCGTCAGGCACCAGAAAGGGGGGGAGGCTTGTACCTCGGGGGGCAATGGAGAGAATCACACAGCATAAGGGCCTCGTACCCCCAAGTGTCAATGGGCATGGGGGGGGCACCCAGTGTaatgggggggaaatcacataTGGCACGGGGGGGGAGGAAGTACCTGAGTGTGcaatgggggggggtcacacataGCGGGGGGGAGGTACCTGAGTGTGCAATGGGGGGGTGGTCACGCACGGCAGGGGAGGGAGTACCAGAGTGTGCAACGGGGGGTCACACATAGCGGGGGGGAGGTCACGCACGGCAGGGGAGGGAGTACCTAAGTGTGCAATGGGGGGGTGGTCACGCACGGCAGGGGAGGGAGTACCTAAGTGTGCAATGGGGGGTCACACATAACGGGGGGAGGTACCTGAGTGTGCAATGGGGGGGTGGTCACGcacggcaggggagggagaaccaGAGTGTGCAACGGGGGGGGGTCACACATAGCGGGGGGGGAGGTCATGCACGGCAGGGGAGGGAGTACCTAAGTGTGCAATGGGGGGTCACACATAACGGGGGGAGGTACCTGAGTGTGTAATGGGGGGTGGTGGTCACGCACAGCAGGGGGGGGAGTACCAGAGTGTGCAACGAGGGATCACACATAGCGGGGGGGAAGTACCTGAGTGTGCAATGGGGGGTCACACATAGCAGGGGGGGTACCAGAGTGTGCAATGGGGGGTGGTCACGCACGGCAGGGGGGAGGTACCTGAGTGTGCAATGGGGGGGTGGTCACgcacggcgggaggggggagTACCAGAGTGTGCAACGAGGGGTCACACATTGTGGGGTGGAGGTACCTGAGTGTGCAATGGGGGGTCTCACATggcacggggggaggggtgtacCGCACGGCATGGCG
This genomic window from Emys orbicularis isolate rEmyOrb1 chromosome 3, rEmyOrb1.hap1, whole genome shotgun sequence contains:
- the KRTCAP3 gene encoding keratinocyte-associated protein 3, giving the protein MSCGGGCGFDLGRGPQRLMRSGITLIVLGHVNFILGAIVHGTVLRHVANPERTVTSEYTTTNVISVGSGLLSITAGIVAILVSRNLLKAALHWALLCVSLLNCLLSAACSLGLALAISLTIASRGHRLMVGCNSSALPADARAAIATNDCPFDTTRIYDTALALWFPSMVMAAVEAVLSGRCCVVSLILRGIGPCADTYIRQQLEEETATKKVASEDRHRQELCQLLAVEDGARA